The proteins below come from a single Thermopolyspora flexuosa genomic window:
- a CDS encoding DUF6941 family protein, with the protein MEAFIILSDAAQIDASGKVGLLGAGWTITGPNVPPMAVTVFLRVPWEEAGQRRTFRIRLLDEEDQPVYRPEATKIRSNSPVNCSSTRSEHYRMTR; encoded by the coding sequence ATGGAAGCCTTCATCATATTGAGTGACGCGGCGCAGATCGATGCGTCGGGGAAAGTCGGTCTGCTGGGCGCGGGATGGACAATAACCGGGCCTAATGTACCGCCGATGGCCGTCACCGTTTTCTTGCGCGTTCCCTGGGAGGAAGCGGGACAGCGCCGTACTTTCAGGATCCGTCTTCTGGACGAAGAAGATCAACCCGTTTACAGGCCCGAAGCGACGAAGATCCGATCGAATTCACCGGTCAATTGCAGCTCGACGAGAAGCGAGCACTACCGGATGACGAGGTAA
- a CDS encoding tetratricopeptide repeat protein — translation MGTFTANSPSLGEDDMERRSLLRLLSVLGPVAAIPTFTPGELPRISAEPTDRDVDDWERVAWDYAQSVWIDLSGSRSANLVADIRDLSKQLARTTGTSERASLLRVYAQLSAFLALDLPLIAGARACWRAWAAARTAADASGDRDLAVWVRAEEAVESYYMQRVRTATENLLDEAVQLAGNHPSLGLAQAQKIRARVLAEDGRVEEARAALREFKDTYSALPSTVTDERISVWGLASAEAKSGEAWTLAKLGDAKAAAPLLEQALADLPEEKVGGRANIGLLQAWCLIQDHEVTEGLGHAVRVTQSLPVTPPRRRLVGEVLTALPDKARELPAARELRALVTPAAA, via the coding sequence ATGGGTACCTTCACAGCAAACTCCCCAAGCCTCGGCGAGGACGACATGGAACGTCGCTCCCTCCTTCGCCTCCTGTCGGTACTCGGCCCAGTAGCGGCTATTCCCACCTTCACGCCCGGTGAGTTGCCGCGGATCTCCGCAGAGCCAACCGACCGTGATGTCGATGACTGGGAGCGAGTCGCCTGGGACTACGCGCAGAGTGTATGGATCGATCTGTCGGGTTCGCGTTCCGCCAACCTCGTCGCCGACATCCGCGACCTGTCGAAACAATTGGCCAGAACCACGGGCACCAGCGAGCGCGCGTCCCTGCTGCGCGTGTATGCGCAGTTGTCGGCGTTCCTGGCATTGGATCTGCCCCTGATCGCAGGTGCTCGGGCCTGCTGGCGAGCATGGGCCGCCGCTCGTACCGCCGCCGACGCCTCCGGCGACCGCGACCTGGCCGTGTGGGTGCGAGCCGAGGAGGCGGTGGAGTCCTACTACATGCAGCGCGTGAGGACCGCCACGGAGAACCTCCTCGACGAAGCCGTCCAGCTCGCCGGGAACCACCCGTCTCTGGGCCTCGCGCAGGCGCAGAAGATTCGTGCCCGAGTGCTCGCCGAGGACGGGCGTGTGGAAGAGGCTCGCGCGGCGTTGCGCGAATTCAAGGACACCTATTCCGCGCTCCCTTCGACCGTGACCGACGAGCGCATCTCCGTCTGGGGCTTGGCGTCCGCGGAAGCCAAGTCCGGAGAGGCGTGGACGCTCGCAAAGCTGGGAGACGCCAAGGCCGCCGCGCCCTTGTTGGAGCAGGCTCTCGCCGATCTCCCAGAGGAGAAGGTCGGCGGGCGAGCCAACATCGGACTCCTCCAGGCGTGGTGCCTCATCCAGGATCACGAGGTGACCGAAGGACTCGGCCACGCCGTTCGCGTCACACAGTCTCTCCCGGTGACGCCACCTCGCCGCCGCCTTGTCGGGGAGGTTCTCACAGCCCTGCCCGATAAGGCGCGAGAGCTGCCTGCTGCCCGCGAACTACGGGCATTGGTGACACCCGCAGCCGCCTGA
- a CDS encoding helix-turn-helix domain-containing protein — protein MSGQTPRPSSAQLFGAVLRAFRRTGLREVAARLPISWGHLARIERGEQPVPPDLIPLFDVAYQANGALIQLSELLARDKVLTEWESKLLSGTFPANPSIPDEDDMQRRALLRLLSVLGPGAAVSASTIDAVHVRLRQITGEWVDRDADDWEQVAWDYAQGVWTDLSGTRSADLAADIHDLSRDLAGTADNTERASLLRVYAQLSAFLALDLPLIAGPRACWRAWSAARAAADASGDKDLAVWVRAEEAADSYYMKRLGSATENLVAEAVALADGRPSIGLVKALDVHSRIFADQGKADDARRTLGELEEVYAALPAHVTDDHISVWGKPPEDVQWSQAWVLTKLGDVGRATPLLEQALASSPQEKVGGRTNINLVRMWGAIQDGEVTEGLDRAVQLTQSLPVTPARRRIVGEILTSLPEKAQALPAARELRTLVSAAAA, from the coding sequence CTCCTGGGGCCACCTGGCCAGGATCGAACGCGGCGAACAACCGGTACCACCCGACCTGATCCCGCTCTTCGACGTGGCCTACCAGGCCAACGGAGCTCTGATCCAGCTCAGCGAATTGCTCGCCCGCGACAAGGTCCTTACCGAATGGGAGTCCAAGCTCCTGTCGGGTACGTTCCCAGCAAATCCCTCGATCCCTGACGAGGACGACATGCAGCGTCGCGCCCTCCTTCGCCTCCTCTCGGTCCTCGGCCCTGGCGCGGCCGTTTCCGCCTCGACGATCGACGCCGTGCACGTCCGCCTGCGGCAGATCACCGGGGAATGGGTCGATCGCGACGCGGACGACTGGGAGCAGGTCGCCTGGGACTACGCACAGGGCGTGTGGACCGATCTGTCGGGGACACGATCCGCCGATCTCGCCGCCGACATCCACGACCTATCCCGAGATCTGGCCGGCACCGCGGACAACACCGAGCGTGCGTCCCTGCTACGGGTGTACGCGCAGCTGTCGGCGTTCCTCGCGCTCGATCTTCCGCTGATCGCAGGCCCACGCGCCTGTTGGCGCGCCTGGTCGGCCGCCCGCGCCGCCGCCGATGCCTCCGGCGACAAGGACCTGGCCGTATGGGTACGGGCTGAGGAGGCGGCCGACTCGTACTACATGAAACGTCTGGGCTCCGCCACGGAGAACCTGGTCGCCGAAGCCGTCGCGCTCGCCGACGGTCGCCCCAGCATCGGGTTGGTGAAGGCGCTCGACGTCCACAGCCGCATCTTCGCCGATCAGGGGAAAGCCGATGACGCCCGGAGAACTCTCGGCGAGCTGGAGGAGGTGTACGCCGCCCTGCCGGCGCATGTGACAGACGATCACATCTCCGTATGGGGAAAACCGCCGGAGGACGTGCAATGGAGTCAGGCCTGGGTCCTGACCAAACTCGGCGACGTCGGCCGCGCGACTCCGCTGCTGGAGCAGGCGCTCGCGTCCTCCCCGCAGGAGAAGGTGGGCGGCAGAACCAACATCAACCTGGTGCGCATGTGGGGCGCGATCCAGGACGGCGAGGTGACCGAAGGACTCGACCGTGCCGTTCAGCTCACCCAGTCACTTCCCGTCACCCCTGCCCGGCGCCGAATCGTCGGCGAGATCCTGACCTCCCTCCCCGAAAAGGCCCAGGCCCTGCCCGCCGCTCGTGAACTACGAACGCTTGTATCGGCGGCTGCGGCTTGA